A window of Castanea sativa cultivar Marrone di Chiusa Pesio chromosome 1, ASM4071231v1 contains these coding sequences:
- the LOC142627957 gene encoding putative methyltransferase At1g29790, with translation MDSPHKTKSLSTSLFFLFILLSTNLLTLFLSSTFNASSCSFSPTIPTATTTTKDNQYPSPKSPDVSPEATNNLDLSPEFLAFTSGQLLPFGVNINFDSDTIYPPVGKACTQFPKELNSFMSYKVNGSCPDDELLAQKLLLKGCEPLPRRRCRPAAPSKYVEPYPLPTSLWTTPSDNSVVWTTYTCKNYDCLVNRKYREKGFSDCKDCFDLQGAEKSRWTSSKGGGVDFSIDEVLATKKPGTIRIGLDIGGGVATFAIRMMKRNITIVTTSMNLNGPFNNFIASRGVVPLYISISQRLPFFDNTLDIVHSMHVLSNWIPTTLMHFLMFDIYRVLRPGGLFWLDHFFCVEEQFEQVYKPLIESIGFKKLKWVVGKKLDRGPERREMYLSALLEKPLNNSW, from the coding sequence atggATTCACCTCATAAAACCAAGTCTCTCTCCACTAGtctcttcttccttttcatCCTCTTGTCAACAAATCTTCTCACCTTGTTCCTTTCCTCTACTTTCAATGCCTCCTCGTGCTCATTCAGTCCCACCATTcccaccgccaccaccaccaccaaagaCAATCAATATCCTTCTCCTAAATCACCCGATGTATCTCCAGAAGCTACAAATAATTTAGATCTTTCACCTGAATTCCTTGCTTTCACATCCGGGCAATTACTCCCATTTGGGGTCAATATCAACTTTGATTCCGACACCATATACCCCCCAGTTGGAAAAGCATGCACCCAATTTCCCAAAGAACTCAACAGCTTCATGTCTTACAAAGTCAATGGTTCATGCCCAGATGATGAGCTCTTAGCCCAAAAGCTCCTTCTCAAAGGCTGTGAGCCACTCCCTCGACGCCGTTGCCGCCCTGCTGCCCCTTCTAAATATGTTGAACCATACCCTCTTCCAACTAGCTTATGGACAACACCTTCAGACAACTCCGTTGTATGGACAACATACACTTGCAAAAACTATGATTGTCTCGTCAACAGAAAGTATAGGGAAAAGGGTTTCAGTGATTGTAAAGACTGTTTTGATCTTCAAGGAGCTGAGAAATCTCGTTGGACCTCATCAAAAGGTGGTGGTGTAGACTTCAGTATTGACGAAGTCTTGGCAACAAAGAAGCCTGGAACAATACGTATCGGGCTTGATATTGGTGGTGGTGTAGCTACTTTTGCCATAAGAATGATGAAAAGGAACATAACCATTGTTACAACCTCTATGAACTTGAATGGTCCATTCAACAATTTCATTGCCTCAAGAGGGGTTGTGCCTCTCTACATCAGCATCTCTCAGAGGCTTCCTTTTTTCGACAACACGTTGGACATCGTTCACTCCATGCATGTATTGAGTAACTGGATCCCAACAACGTTGATGCACTTCTTGATGTTTGATATCTATAGGGTGCTTAGGCCTGGAGGGTTGTTTTGGCTTGACCATTTCTTCTGTGTGGAAGAGCAGTTCGAGCAAGTGTACAAGCCGCTCATAGAGAGCATTGGGTTCAAAAAGTTGAAGTGGGTGGTAGGGAAGAAGCTCGATCGTGGTCCAGAGCGCCGTGAGATGTACCTTTCGGCTTTGTTGGAGAAGCCATTGAACAACtcttggtga
- the LOC142624963 gene encoding U-box domain-containing protein 21-like, with product MTLCSWRRRRGSRGDDNESSNPLNGKNFDSVSLDSMKDPIMLSTAIPTLVVPATPNEVSEICSQIVVATHCGDHKRCKELLGKIKAWGRESECNKRCVANNGTGCVLSDMFYSFASVSIEKHVDMLGEILSVLTWMFPLGEEGQSKLGSPASLNSMVWVLKNGDPSARQNAVLVLKKLLSLNQRLVDTLSEIEGIIEALVNIIREPICPKATKSSLTSIYYMISPSSVSVALTPRFVELGLVWYITELLVDAEKGICERALGVFAHICDCKEGREEAYKNALTMPVLVKKMLRISEMATEFAVCTLWKLFKNAKRDEDDDENVLVEALQAGAFQKLLVLLQVGCDETVKEKATELLKLLNPYREKLGCVDSSMDFKSIGRSIQ from the coding sequence ATGACTTTATGTTCTTGGAGAAGACGTAGAGGCAGTCGTGGTGATGACAACGAGAGCAGCAACCCTTTGAATGGCAAAAATTTCGACTCGGTTTCTCTTGATTCAATGAAAGACCCCATCATGTTGTCTACGGCGATCCCCACACTTGTAGTTCCTGCGACCCCAAATGAGGTTTCCGAGATTTGTTCACAAATTGTGGTCGCAACTCATTGTGGGGATCACAAGAGGTGCAAAGAATTGTTGGGGAAGATCAAGGCGTGGGGGAGAGAAAGCGAGTGCAACAAGCGGTGCGTTGCGAATAACGGAACTGGGTGTGTGTTATCGGAtatgttttattcttttgcGAGTGTTTCCATTGAGAAACATGTGGACATGTTGGGAGAAATATTATCTGTCTTGACATGGATGTTCCCACTTGGTGAAGAAGGGCAATCAAAATTAGGATCGCCAGCGTCTTTAAATTCGATGGTTTGGGTATTAAAGAATGGAGATCCTTCAGCAAGGCAAAACGCAGTTTTAGTACTCAAAAAGCTTCTTTCTTTGAATCAAAGACTTGTTGATACCTTGTCAGAGATTGAAGGAATCATCGAAGCTTTAGTTAACATAATTAGAGAGCCTATTTGTCCTAAGGCTACAAAATCGTCTTTGACATCTATATATTACATGATTTCTCCATCTTCAGTTAGTGTGGCATTAACACCAAGATTTGTGGAACTGGGTTTGGTTTGGTATATCACAGAACTCCTTGTTGATGCAGAAAAAGGTATATGTGAAAGGGCTTTAGGTGTTTTTGCTCATATTTGTGATTGcaaagaaggaagagaagagGCATATAAGAATGCTCTAACTATGCCTGTTTTGGTTAAGAAGATGTTGAGGATATCAGAGATGGCAACAGAGTTTGCAGTGTGCACTCTTTGGAAGCTGTTCAAGAATGCTAAGagagatgaagatgatgatgagaaTGTTTTAGTTGAGGCACTTCAAGCTGGTGCTTTTCAGAAGCTTTTGGTTCTCTTGCAGGTTGGTTGTGATGAGACTGTAAAGGAGAAGGCCACTGAGTTGTTGAAATTGTTGAATCCTTATAGAGAAAAGTTGGGCTGTGTTGAttcatcaatggatttcaagTCAATAGGCCGTTCTATtcaataa